One region of Megalopta genalis isolate 19385.01 chromosome 15, iyMegGena1_principal, whole genome shotgun sequence genomic DNA includes:
- the HtrA2 gene encoding HTRA2-related serine protease, whose amino-acid sequence MAAPWSRLSRIVFKKNQLQYKQVLIFPFADRFSRYKYFSTNRQNGPTSNDIVKHVLTYTALFSGLSYILYKWKNDFMPTVNAKSINLVDINHNRDKYNFIADVVEISAPSVVYIEIKDNKRFDYFTGKPISVSNGSGFIVQSNGLILTNAHVVVNKPNTVVKVRLHDGNIYTGIVEDVDMHSDLATVRISKTNLPVMKLGNSSTIRPGEFVVAIGSPLALSNTITSGVISSVNRPSEELGLYNKQMRYIQTDAAITFGNSGGPLVNLNGEAIGINAMRVTAGISFAIPIDYARDFLKEVEMRRKNRGAQNIVDTPKNRYLGVTMLSLTPNLLFDLQQRLEGIPHSIKHGVLICKVFVGSPAHVGGLQPGDIITHVNDEAVISTVNIYKSIEASKILKLTIVRQMQVLHLMIEPEDT is encoded by the exons ATGGCGGCCCCTTGGTCGCGTTTATCTAGGATTGTTTTTAAGAAAAATCAATTACAGTACAAACAAGTTTTAATTTTTCCGTTTGCAGATCGGTTTTCTCGATATAAGTATTTTTCTACGAATCGTCAAAACGGTCCCACTTCCAATGATATTGTTAAACATGTGTTAACCTACACTGCCCTTTTTTCTGGGCTcagttatattttatacaaatggAAGAACGATTTTATGCCAACGGTGAATGCAAAATCAATTAATCTGGTAGATATTAATCACAACAGAgacaaatataattttatagctGATGTGGTAGAGATCTCAGCTCCTTCCGTTGTTTACATTGAAATCAAGGACAATAAAAG GTTTGATTATTTTACAGGTAAACCAATTAGTGTTAGCAATGGATCTGGTTTCATTGTTCAATCCAATGGTCTTATCTTAACGAATGCCCATGTGGTTGTTAATAAACCAAACACAGTTGTTAAG GTACGCCTTCACGATGGGAACATCTATACTGGCATTGTGGAAGACGTTGATATGCACAGTGATCTTGCCACTGTGAGAATTAGCAAG ACTAATCTACCAGTAATGAAACTTGGTAACTCATCTACTATCCGACCAGGCGAATTTGTGGTTGCTATTGGATCTCCACTTGCTTTAAGCAATACGATAACTAGTGGAGTTATAAGCAGTGTAAACAGACCAAGCGAAGAGCTTGGTCTTTACAATAAACAGATGCGTTACATTCAAACAGATGCTGCAATTACT TTTGGCAATTCCGGTGGACCGCTGGTCAATTTGAATGGCGAAGCGATTGGTATAAATGCAATGAGAGTAACAGCTGGAATTTCCTTTGCGATTCCTATTGATTATGCCAGAGATTTCTTAAAGGAGGTAGAAATGCGTAGAAAGAACAGAG GCGCTCAAAATATTGTGGACACACCCAAGAACCGGTACCTGGGAGTTACTATGCTCTCCTTAACGCCTAATTTACTCTTCGATCTGCAACAGAGACTCGAAGGAATTCCCCATAGCATTAAACACGGTGTTCTAATTTGCAAGGTGTTTGTTGGATCGCCAGCTCATGT AGGAGGTCTACAACCCGGCGACATCATAACACACGTGAACGATGAGGCCGTGATAAGTACCGTGAACATTTATAAATCTATAGAAGCTTCAAAAATTCTAAAACTGACTATTGTCCGACAAATGCAGGTCTTACATTTAATGATTGAACCCGAGGATACATGA
- the LOC117219610 gene encoding rRNA N(6)-adenosine-methyltransferase ZCCHC4 isoform X1, whose translation MECFWSDPSKHPQCSHGPTLLFGTYENGTLEKFYVCAACRERKLCKFRLSEEEQLTKQQLVKWEKDRKAFASRYRHRSLYLLFHEIIALPPEKRNYCHTCDKLFHYSHEDDKHKNHDIKRGITDHEMKYPTEFLKPLENSKQEAQYFFSKKSTEDIVNMLVNLGAKQVLCIGTPKIHEYILDKYEDKMSSLLLDFDGRFHNFFGPLSYCWYNLLNNHFFNESSVQVFKDFIMQNEGKDTYLICDPPFGSRVEAMSWTIKRLSDLHKKWNNVENKEDYLKIIFIFPYFMESLMKQKSNPPGTAGGLKDLKLTDYKVCYENHSLFVRNPKNKKLPSPIRIFTNIPLHLFQLPKLDGYKYCKKCQRWVSEENKHCKKCKDCTSKNGSTYIHCNVCERCVKPYWKHCETCKRCIVVQHVCGQKPQMHGKCFKCHELGHTEKECNVIDETPDIASNKKCKKRKTSDNREFERNVKRKKANDILKLKKKMQKKQLISKKKKEGTK comes from the exons ATGGAATGTTTTTGGTCCGATCCAAGCAAACATCCGCAATGTTCACATG GGCCGACTTTATTATTTGGCACATATGAAAATGGTACGTTGGAGAAATTCTATGTATGTGCAGCTTGTCGTGAAAGAAAGCTGTGTAAATTTCGCTTAAGCGAAGAGGAGCAATTAACAAAACAACAGTTAGTTAAATGGGAAAAAGATCGGAAAGCATTTGCCTCCCGTTATCGTCATAGATCATTGTATTTATTGTTCCATGAAATAATTGCACTGCCACcagaaaaaagaaattattgtCATACTTGCGACAAACTGTTTCATTATAGCCATGAAGATGACAAACACAAAAATCATGACATAAAAAGAGGTATTACTGATCATGAAATGAAATATCCAACAGAATTTTTAAAGCCCTTGGAAAATTCGAAACAGGAAGCTCAATATTTCTTTTCGAAGAAATCTACAGAGGACATAGTAAATATGCTCGTGAACCTTGGTGCAAAACAAGTTCTTTGCATTGGTACACCAAAAATACACGaatatattttagataaatatgaAGATAAAATGTCTTCCCTCTTATTGGATTTTGATGGAAGATTT CACAATTTTTTTGGACCATTAAGTTATTGTTGGTACAATCTACTAAACAATCATTTCTTCAATGAAAGCTCTGTTCAGGTGTTTAAAGATTTTATTATGCAAAATGAAGGCAAAGACACATACTTGATATGTGATCCACCATTTGGTAGCAGAGTAGAAGCAATGTCATGGACTATAAAAAGGCTTTCTGATCTCCACAAAAAGTGGAATAATGTAGAAAACAAAGAGGATTAtttgaaaatcatttttatatttccaTATTTTATGGAATCTCTAATGAAACAGAAAAGTAACCCACCTGGAACAGCTGGAGGTttgaaggatttgaagctaacagatTACAAAGTATGTTATGAAAATCATTCTCTATTTGTGAGAAATCCCAAGAATAAGAAGCTTCCTTCGCCCATTAGAATTTTCACGAATATACCGCTGCATTTGTTTCAACTACCTAAGTTAGATGGTTACAAGTATTGCAAGAAATGCCAAAGATGGGTTTCTGAAGAGAATAAACACTGTAAGAAGTGTAAAGACTGTACCTCAAAGAATGGTTCCACGTATATACATTGTAATGTTTGTGAGAGATGTGTGAAACCTTATTGGAAACATTGTGAAACTTGTAAAAGATGTATTGTTGTTCAACATGTGTGTGGTCAGAAACCACAAATGCATGGAAAATGCTTTAAGTGTCATGAACTTG GACATACGGAGAAAGAATGCAATGTTATTGATGAGACCCCagacatagcatcaaataaaaaatgtaaaaaacgGAAGACTAGTGATAATAGAGAGTTTGAAAGAAACGTAAAAAGGAAAAAGGCCAATGATATACtcaaactaaaaaaaaagatgCAGAAAAAACAATTGATAagtaaaaagaagaaagaaggaacaaaataa
- the LOC117219610 gene encoding rRNA N(6)-adenosine-methyltransferase ZCCHC4 isoform X2 — MECFWSDPSKHPQCSHGPTLLFGTYENGTLEKFYVCAACRERKLCKFRLSEEEQLTKQQLVKWEKDRKAFASRYRHRSFHEDDKHKNHDIKRGITDHEMKYPTEFLKPLENSKQEAQYFFSKKSTEDIVNMLVNLGAKQVLCIGTPKIHEYILDKYEDKMSSLLLDFDGRFHNFFGPLSYCWYNLLNNHFFNESSVQVFKDFIMQNEGKDTYLICDPPFGSRVEAMSWTIKRLSDLHKKWNNVENKEDYLKIIFIFPYFMESLMKQKSNPPGTAGGLKDLKLTDYKVCYENHSLFVRNPKNKKLPSPIRIFTNIPLHLFQLPKLDGYKYCKKCQRWVSEENKHCKKCKDCTSKNGSTYIHCNVCERCVKPYWKHCETCKRCIVVQHVCGQKPQMHGKCFKCHELGHTEKECNVIDETPDIASNKKCKKRKTSDNREFERNVKRKKANDILKLKKKMQKKQLISKKKKEGTK; from the exons ATGGAATGTTTTTGGTCCGATCCAAGCAAACATCCGCAATGTTCACATG GGCCGACTTTATTATTTGGCACATATGAAAATGGTACGTTGGAGAAATTCTATGTATGTGCAGCTTGTCGTGAAAGAAAGCTGTGTAAATTTCGCTTAAGCGAAGAGGAGCAATTAACAAAACAACAGTTAGTTAAATGGGAAAAAGATCGGAAAGCATTTGCCTCCCGTTATCGTCATAGATCATT CCATGAAGATGACAAACACAAAAATCATGACATAAAAAGAGGTATTACTGATCATGAAATGAAATATCCAACAGAATTTTTAAAGCCCTTGGAAAATTCGAAACAGGAAGCTCAATATTTCTTTTCGAAGAAATCTACAGAGGACATAGTAAATATGCTCGTGAACCTTGGTGCAAAACAAGTTCTTTGCATTGGTACACCAAAAATACACGaatatattttagataaatatgaAGATAAAATGTCTTCCCTCTTATTGGATTTTGATGGAAGATTT CACAATTTTTTTGGACCATTAAGTTATTGTTGGTACAATCTACTAAACAATCATTTCTTCAATGAAAGCTCTGTTCAGGTGTTTAAAGATTTTATTATGCAAAATGAAGGCAAAGACACATACTTGATATGTGATCCACCATTTGGTAGCAGAGTAGAAGCAATGTCATGGACTATAAAAAGGCTTTCTGATCTCCACAAAAAGTGGAATAATGTAGAAAACAAAGAGGATTAtttgaaaatcatttttatatttccaTATTTTATGGAATCTCTAATGAAACAGAAAAGTAACCCACCTGGAACAGCTGGAGGTttgaaggatttgaagctaacagatTACAAAGTATGTTATGAAAATCATTCTCTATTTGTGAGAAATCCCAAGAATAAGAAGCTTCCTTCGCCCATTAGAATTTTCACGAATATACCGCTGCATTTGTTTCAACTACCTAAGTTAGATGGTTACAAGTATTGCAAGAAATGCCAAAGATGGGTTTCTGAAGAGAATAAACACTGTAAGAAGTGTAAAGACTGTACCTCAAAGAATGGTTCCACGTATATACATTGTAATGTTTGTGAGAGATGTGTGAAACCTTATTGGAAACATTGTGAAACTTGTAAAAGATGTATTGTTGTTCAACATGTGTGTGGTCAGAAACCACAAATGCATGGAAAATGCTTTAAGTGTCATGAACTTG GACATACGGAGAAAGAATGCAATGTTATTGATGAGACCCCagacatagcatcaaataaaaaatgtaaaaaacgGAAGACTAGTGATAATAGAGAGTTTGAAAGAAACGTAAAAAGGAAAAAGGCCAATGATATACtcaaactaaaaaaaaagatgCAGAAAAAACAATTGATAagtaaaaagaagaaagaaggaacaaaataa